In Cytophagales bacterium, one DNA window encodes the following:
- a CDS encoding LysM peptidoglycan-binding domain-containing protein: MKYNSVIFLLFFFSSIVYSAITHTLIPLTRNSKSLFPYSSISPYPSCDSIGVQKIKGKLHLIYLVSAGETIYGISTKHGVPIAGLLEINPALENGLKTGQVINIPYHPDVIKRSGISEKGIIIHIVETGEHQPTILVEKQTFKEAIIHIVKPGETLWSLSKKYNISLDQLMGLNDLHIKAGQKLIVGYKAKGEVETVEKVLAKEYIKSRKKEDMKKVKEIKEVKEVEDVEEIEEKEVNTEIEVKGEIEGIDDQYPETNTPPEYSGGSMLRSDKNPVPGTQKKVLVVPFDPYLYFSDADDEIAAASGIPRTKVRQVFRKNLNTMIQSPDYETVHLMGGSIEDSVTDLNKIYRSLTYNYQDLVNEPDYVDNYAPPKEKALPVSLETVKRKLKKSPESPFSGRFGKMKFENKYFGAKIKDPKFFEYFNKKYDLGYYIFVTQFEVNTNYEHCLDRTRQDYERDFIVHYSIYNREGKQIAGSKIKIFYNSNSNNIQRIIGDNIQKMANRIIAALPGKGISE, from the coding sequence ATGAAATACAATTCTGTTATTTTTCTATTGTTTTTTTTTAGTTCAATAGTTTATTCTGCTATAACACATACTCTTATACCCTTAACTCGAAACTCGAAATCCTTATTTCCCTATTCCTCTATTTCCCCATATCCTTCCTGCGATTCGATCGGTGTCCAGAAGATCAAAGGCAAGCTCCATCTCATATACCTGGTTTCTGCCGGTGAGACCATCTATGGAATTTCTACAAAACATGGCGTACCCATTGCCGGGCTACTGGAAATTAATCCTGCATTGGAAAACGGTTTGAAAACAGGGCAGGTCATCAACATTCCATATCATCCTGATGTCATCAAAAGATCCGGAATTTCTGAAAAAGGTATTATCATACATATCGTGGAAACCGGAGAACATCAACCTACAATACTGGTAGAAAAACAAACATTCAAAGAAGCTATAATTCATATTGTAAAACCAGGAGAGACCCTTTGGAGTTTATCAAAAAAATACAATATATCTCTTGATCAATTAATGGGATTGAATGACCTGCATATAAAAGCAGGCCAGAAACTTATTGTTGGATATAAGGCAAAGGGTGAAGTTGAAACAGTGGAAAAAGTGTTAGCAAAGGAATATATAAAGTCACGCAAAAAAGAAGATATGAAGAAAGTAAAGGAAATAAAGGAAGTAAAGGAAGTAGAGGATGTAGAGGAAATAGAGGAAAAAGAAGTAAATACGGAAATAGAAGTAAAAGGGGAAATAGAGGGAATAGATGATCAGTACCCAGAAACCAATACCCCCCCCGAGTACTCGGGGGGATCTATGCTTCGCTCCGACAAGAACCCAGTTCCCGGAACCCAGAAAAAAGTTTTAGTCGTACCTTTTGACCCTTATTTATATTTTTCCGATGCTGATGATGAGATCGCTGCTGCATCTGGTATTCCAAGAACTAAAGTAAGGCAGGTTTTCCGTAAAAACTTAAATACAATGATCCAGTCCCCTGATTATGAAACCGTGCATCTTATGGGAGGCTCCATTGAAGATTCGGTAACTGATCTGAATAAAATATACAGGTCGTTAACTTATAATTACCAGGATTTGGTCAATGAACCGGATTATGTAGATAATTATGCCCCTCCAAAAGAAAAGGCTTTGCCTGTATCTCTCGAAACAGTGAAAAGAAAATTAAAAAAAAGCCCTGAATCTCCTTTTTCAGGCAGGTTTGGCAAGATGAAGTTTGAAAATAAATATTTTGGAGCAAAGATCAAAGACCCTAAATTTTTTGAATACTTCAACAAAAAATACGACCTGGGATATTATATCTTCGTTACTCAATTTGAAGTAAATACCAATTATGAGCATTGTTTAGACAGGACGAGGCAGGATTATGAACGGGATTTTATAGTTCATTACTCCATTTATAACAGGGAGGGCAAACAAATTGCAGGCAGCAAAATAAAGATCTTCTATAACTCAAACTCAAATAACATCCAACGGATCATCGGTGATAATATACAGAAGATGGCCAATAGAATAATTGCTGCACTCCCGGGAAAGGGAATAAGTGAATAA